The following coding sequences lie in one Paraburkholderia largidicola genomic window:
- a CDS encoding aldehyde dehydrogenase (NADP(+)), with amino-acid sequence MEIRGELIMGQDAFKARGGDVYAIAAASGERLEPAFGAATDDDVERACTLAEEAFDAYRQLPDEQRAQFLDAIAQEIVDLGAALTERAHLETGLPLPRLEGERMRTVGQLKLFASLVRDGRWHGAVIDAAQRQRTPLPRPDLRLRRIGLGPVAVFGASNFPLAFSVAGGDTASALAAGCPVVVKAHPSHLGTSELVARAIAKAARDTGMPDGVFSMVLGDGIAIGEALVRHPAIQAVGFTGSRQGGLALQRIAQSRREPIPVYAEMSSINPVVVLPAALGARGAAIAREFVDSLTLGAGQFCTNPGLVVAIEGPALDAFCAAAVEALTAKPATTMLSSGIHGAYCRGVERLSTRSGVTRLAAGKPASGANQAVAALLRTDAESFLADESLEDEVFGPSSLVVACRDFDELHRVLRRVSGQLTATVQLDEDDHALAGKLLPTLERKAGRVLFNGFPTGVEVSYAMVHGGPFPSTSDSRTTSVGASAIDRFLRPVCYQAVPDALLPEALQADNPRGIWRLVDGQLVRDQVK; translated from the coding sequence ATGGAAATCCGTGGCGAATTGATCATGGGTCAGGACGCGTTCAAGGCGCGCGGCGGCGACGTGTACGCGATTGCAGCGGCCTCGGGCGAGCGCCTGGAGCCTGCCTTCGGCGCGGCGACCGACGACGACGTCGAACGCGCCTGTACGCTGGCCGAAGAGGCCTTCGATGCCTATCGCCAGTTGCCCGACGAGCAGCGCGCGCAGTTCCTCGATGCCATCGCGCAAGAGATCGTCGATCTCGGCGCGGCGCTGACGGAGCGCGCTCATCTGGAAACGGGATTGCCGCTGCCGCGTCTCGAAGGCGAGCGCATGCGCACCGTCGGTCAACTGAAGCTGTTCGCGAGTCTCGTGCGGGACGGCCGCTGGCACGGCGCTGTGATCGATGCCGCGCAGCGGCAGCGCACGCCGCTGCCGCGGCCCGATCTGCGTCTGCGGCGCATCGGGCTCGGCCCGGTGGCCGTCTTCGGCGCGAGCAACTTTCCGCTGGCGTTCTCGGTCGCAGGCGGCGATACGGCTTCGGCGCTGGCTGCCGGTTGCCCCGTCGTCGTAAAGGCGCATCCGTCGCATCTGGGCACGTCGGAACTCGTCGCGCGTGCGATTGCAAAGGCGGCGCGCGACACGGGCATGCCCGACGGCGTGTTCTCGATGGTGCTCGGCGACGGCATCGCGATCGGCGAAGCGCTGGTGCGTCATCCCGCGATCCAGGCCGTCGGCTTCACGGGTTCGCGCCAGGGCGGGCTCGCCTTGCAACGCATCGCGCAGAGCCGCCGCGAACCGATTCCTGTCTACGCGGAAATGAGCAGCATCAATCCCGTCGTGGTTCTGCCCGCGGCGCTCGGCGCGCGCGGCGCCGCGATCGCACGCGAGTTCGTCGACTCGCTGACGCTCGGCGCGGGACAGTTCTGTACGAACCCTGGTCTGGTCGTCGCGATCGAAGGGCCCGCGCTCGATGCGTTCTGCGCAGCGGCTGTCGAAGCGCTGACCGCGAAGCCGGCGACGACGATGCTGTCGTCAGGCATTCATGGCGCATACTGTCGTGGCGTGGAGCGTCTGTCGACGCGCAGCGGCGTCACCAGACTTGCGGCAGGCAAGCCGGCGAGCGGCGCTAATCAGGCCGTTGCTGCATTGCTGCGCACGGACGCAGAAAGCTTCCTCGCCGATGAATCGCTCGAAGACGAAGTGTTCGGTCCGAGTTCGCTCGTTGTTGCGTGCCGCGACTTCGACGAGTTGCATCGTGTGTTGCGGCGTGTGTCGGGACAACTGACGGCGACGGTCCAGCTCGACGAGGACGACCACGCGCTGGCGGGCAAGCTGCTGCCTACACTCGAACGCAAGGCCGGGCGTGTGCTGTTCAACGGTTTCCCGACAGGCGTCGAGGTCAGCTATGCGATGGTGCATGGCGGACCGTTCCCGTCGACGTCGGACAGCCGCACGACATCGGTCGGCGCATCGGCCATCGACCGCTTTCTGCGGCCCGTGTGCTATCAGGCCGTGCCGGATGCGCTGTTGCCCGAAGCGCTGCAGGCGGACAATCCGCGTGGGATCTGGCGTCTGGTGGATGGTCAACTGGTGCGCGACCAGGTGAAGTAA
- a CDS encoding LysR family transcriptional regulator, translating into MNSDDLELFARVAKTGSISRTAMDLGANQSTISRRIGILEAELGVRLFRRSGRGVGLTEHGEQLLGYALAMEKTLDEARIAMQDSGKRGPATLSIAAQPTIARIMFGRLGHRLKARYPGTRIRFVEGLATHILGWLNDGDVDLAVMYVPEHPGASQFDTLLSEQVCLVTPAASPLPEGPFAVSGLAGVPLILPSTHHGLRVLVESLAARHGFTPNIALECDGSISITKRLVIEQCGSTVLPAAAVVEEVASGRVRCFPLTDPEVQREVALAWPQNRVMPEGVWHVAQMIRDLVADLSGDGSWPNTTLHPASKA; encoded by the coding sequence ATGAACTCAGATGATCTCGAGCTGTTCGCGCGCGTCGCAAAAACGGGCAGCATCTCGCGCACCGCGATGGATCTCGGCGCCAACCAGTCGACCATCAGCCGGCGCATCGGCATATTGGAGGCCGAACTCGGCGTGCGGCTGTTTCGTCGCAGCGGACGCGGCGTGGGGCTGACCGAGCATGGCGAACAGTTGCTCGGCTATGCGCTCGCGATGGAGAAAACGCTCGACGAAGCGCGCATTGCGATGCAGGACAGCGGCAAGCGCGGGCCCGCCACACTCTCCATCGCCGCACAGCCCACCATCGCCCGCATCATGTTCGGCAGGCTCGGGCATCGGCTGAAAGCGCGCTATCCGGGCACGCGGATTCGCTTCGTCGAAGGACTGGCGACCCATATCCTCGGCTGGCTCAACGATGGCGATGTCGATCTCGCCGTCATGTACGTGCCCGAGCATCCGGGCGCGAGCCAGTTCGACACGCTGCTGTCGGAACAGGTGTGCCTCGTGACGCCCGCCGCGTCACCGCTGCCGGAGGGGCCGTTTGCCGTCAGCGGGCTCGCTGGCGTGCCGCTGATCCTGCCGAGCACGCATCACGGCTTGCGCGTACTGGTGGAATCGCTGGCGGCACGCCATGGGTTCACGCCCAACATCGCGCTCGAATGCGACGGCTCCATCTCGATCACCAAGCGTCTCGTCATCGAGCAGTGCGGCTCGACCGTGTTGCCGGCGGCTGCCGTGGTCGAAGAAGTGGCGTCCGGACGCGTGCGATGCTTTCCGCTGACAGACCCAGAGGTGCAACGCGAAGTCGCGCTTGCCTGGCCGCAGAACCGCGTGATGCCGGAAGGCGTCTGGCATGTCGCGCAGATGATCCGCGATCTCGTCGCCGATCTCTCCGGCGATGGCAGCTGGCCGAACACGACGTTGCATCCGGCCAGCAAGGCGTAA
- the ald gene encoding alanine dehydrogenase, which translates to MHIGVPKEIKNHEYRVGLTPSSVREIVAHGHTVSVETGAGAGIGASDDAYRTAGARVAPNAEAIFSAADMIVKVKEPQARERAMLREGQVLFTYLHLAPDPKQCADLVKSNAVCIAYETVTQRGGGLPLLAPMSEVAGRMSIQAGAFCLERAHGGRGILLGGVAGVPSAKIVILGAGVVGSNAAQMAVGTGAQVVVIDRNVDALRRMDRLLGARVITVYSNQDNIEQHVLDADLVIGGVLVPGAAAPKLVTRKMVEQMRAGSVIVDVAIDQGGCCETAKPTTHAEPTYLVDDVVHYCVANMPGGVPHTSTYALNNATLPFVLSIADKGWRKALTDDEHLRRGLNVAFGKVTCPEVAEALGYVCEDAGVIAAE; encoded by the coding sequence ATGCATATAGGCGTTCCAAAGGAGATCAAGAATCACGAATATCGCGTCGGTCTCACACCGTCGTCGGTACGTGAGATCGTCGCGCACGGACATACGGTGAGCGTAGAAACGGGAGCGGGCGCGGGCATCGGCGCGTCCGACGATGCATACCGTACGGCTGGGGCGCGAGTCGCGCCGAATGCCGAGGCGATATTCTCGGCCGCCGACATGATCGTCAAGGTGAAGGAGCCACAAGCGCGAGAGCGCGCGATGCTGCGCGAAGGGCAAGTTCTCTTCACGTATTTGCACCTCGCCCCCGATCCAAAACAATGCGCCGATCTCGTGAAGAGCAACGCGGTCTGTATCGCCTACGAGACCGTGACACAGCGCGGCGGCGGATTGCCGCTGCTCGCGCCGATGTCGGAGGTCGCGGGCCGCATGTCGATCCAGGCGGGCGCGTTCTGCCTGGAACGCGCGCACGGCGGCCGGGGCATCCTGCTCGGCGGCGTGGCGGGTGTGCCGTCAGCGAAAATCGTGATCCTCGGCGCGGGCGTAGTCGGCAGCAATGCTGCGCAGATGGCCGTCGGCACGGGCGCCCAGGTGGTGGTGATCGACCGCAACGTCGATGCGCTGCGGCGCATGGACCGGCTGCTGGGCGCGCGCGTAATCACCGTCTACTCGAACCAGGACAATATCGAGCAGCACGTGCTCGATGCCGACCTCGTGATTGGCGGCGTGCTGGTGCCGGGCGCTGCCGCGCCCAAGCTCGTCACGCGCAAGATGGTCGAGCAGATGCGCGCAGGCTCCGTCATCGTCGACGTCGCGATCGACCAGGGCGGCTGCTGCGAAACCGCGAAGCCGACGACGCATGCGGAGCCCACGTATCTGGTCGACGATGTCGTTCACTACTGCGTCGCGAACATGCCGGGTGGCGTGCCCCACACGTCCACCTATGCGCTGAACAACGCGACACTGCCCTTTGTCCTGTCGATTGCAGACAAAGGGTGGCGCAAGGCGCTCACGGATGATGAACATCTGCGGCGCGGCCTGAATGTGGCGTTTGGCAAGGTGACCTGTCCTGAAGTTGCCGAAGCACTGGGCTACGTCTGCGAAGATGCAGGCGTAATCGCGGCTGAATAG
- the phnY gene encoding phosphonoacetaldehyde dehydrogenase, with protein sequence MNAIADTTKSHAQVRHEALRIDGEKIWRDEVIEVRSPYDGALVGTVPKATLDDVRRAFAVARAYRPALTRYERAAILRRAADAVRARTQEIAALITAEAGLCIKDSTYEAGRVADVLMFGAGEVMKDDGQIFSCDLTPHGKKRRVYTQRDPLLGVISAITPFNHPMNQVAHKIVPSIATNNRIVVKPSEKVPLSCYLFADILYEAGLPVQMLQVVTGDPAVIADELITNPAIDLITFTGGVSIGKSIASRMGYRRAVLELGGNDPIIVMEDADLDEASTLAVSGSYKNSGQRCTAIKRILVHEAVADRFTDLVVDKTRAWKYGNPADTSVDMGTVIDEAAARFCERQVDDALARGARLLAGNQRDGALYSPTVVDRVTPDMPLVKHETFGPVSPIMRFGNIDEAIRMSNSTDYALSSSICTNRFDYITRFISELEVGSVNVREVPGYRLELTPFGGVKDSGLGYKEGVQEAMKSFTNTKTYSLPW encoded by the coding sequence ATGAACGCTATTGCAGACACGACGAAGTCACACGCGCAGGTTCGCCACGAAGCGTTGCGGATCGACGGCGAGAAGATCTGGCGCGATGAAGTCATCGAAGTGCGCAGCCCGTATGACGGCGCGCTGGTCGGCACCGTACCGAAAGCGACGCTCGACGACGTGCGCCGCGCATTCGCGGTTGCGCGCGCGTATCGTCCGGCGCTGACGCGTTACGAGCGCGCCGCGATCCTGCGGCGCGCGGCGGATGCGGTGCGGGCGCGCACCCAGGAGATCGCCGCGCTCATCACGGCGGAAGCCGGTCTGTGCATCAAGGATTCGACGTACGAAGCAGGACGTGTCGCCGACGTGCTCATGTTCGGCGCAGGCGAAGTCATGAAGGACGACGGCCAGATCTTTTCGTGCGATCTCACGCCGCACGGCAAGAAGCGCCGCGTGTACACGCAGCGCGATCCGCTGCTGGGCGTGATTTCCGCCATCACACCCTTCAATCATCCGATGAACCAGGTCGCGCACAAGATCGTGCCGTCGATTGCGACCAACAATCGCATCGTCGTGAAGCCGTCCGAAAAGGTGCCTTTGTCGTGCTATCTGTTCGCCGACATCCTTTACGAAGCGGGCCTGCCCGTGCAGATGCTGCAGGTGGTGACGGGCGACCCGGCCGTGATAGCGGATGAACTGATCACGAATCCCGCCATCGATCTGATCACCTTCACAGGTGGCGTGTCGATCGGCAAGTCGATCGCGTCGCGCATGGGTTACCGGCGCGCGGTGCTGGAACTGGGCGGCAACGATCCCATCATCGTGATGGAAGATGCCGATCTCGACGAGGCCAGCACGCTCGCCGTTTCGGGCTCGTACAAGAACTCGGGACAGCGCTGCACGGCCATCAAGCGGATACTGGTCCATGAAGCCGTTGCCGATCGCTTCACCGACCTCGTCGTCGACAAGACGCGTGCGTGGAAATACGGCAATCCCGCCGATACATCCGTCGATATGGGCACCGTGATCGACGAAGCCGCCGCGCGTTTCTGCGAGCGGCAGGTCGACGATGCGCTCGCGCGCGGCGCACGCCTGCTGGCGGGCAATCAGCGCGACGGCGCGCTCTATTCGCCCACCGTGGTCGATCGCGTGACGCCGGACATGCCGCTCGTCAAGCACGAAACCTTCGGCCCCGTGTCGCCGATCATGCGCTTTGGCAACATCGACGAAGCGATCCGCATGTCGAACAGCACGGACTATGCGCTGTCCTCGTCGATCTGCACGAACCGCTTCGACTACATCACACGTTTCATTTCAGAACTGGAGGTGGGCAGCGTCAACGTGCGCGAGGTGCCCGGCTACCGCCTGGAACTCACGCCCTTCGGCGGCGTGAAGGATTCCGGCCTAGGCTATAAGGAAGGCGTGCAGGAGGCGATGAAGAGCTTCACCAATACCAAGACCTATTCGCTGCCGTGGTGA